In Deltaproteobacteria bacterium, a genomic segment contains:
- a CDS encoding TerB family tellurite resistance protein encodes MSGIPSNIDIKEFVDRIVEDGVMTNAEHDMLMHLIHKDGKIDDDESEQISRIFRLMKVGKLKIIDAVRSEFDRKRAEEGVADAIEVDDSDV; translated from the coding sequence ATGAGTGGGATACCTAGTAATATTGACATAAAGGAGTTTGTGGATCGCATTGTCGAGGATGGTGTGATGACAAATGCTGAACACGATATGCTCATGCATCTGATTCACAAGGATGGAAAGATTGACGATGATGAGTCAGAGCAGATTTCTCGCATATTTAGATTGATGAAAGTGGGAAAATTAAAAATAATCGATGCCGTTCGCTCTGAATTTGATCGCAAGCGGGCAGAAGAAGGTGTTGCAGATGCTATAGAGGTTGACGATAGCGATGTTTAG